One Pseudodesulfovibrio cashew DNA window includes the following coding sequences:
- a CDS encoding HAMP domain-containing sensor histidine kinase, producing the protein MKLRTFQMRILLWTWGLLLVALAVIFYYSTELVGNDLVKATRQRAMSELDSIEWLIREHVTFDTEQDFAKWVDGLGRRLGTRITYIGKGGRVMADSVVGYAAVHTMDNHSGRPEVVAAHIDGRGSNIRYSDTLRKDMLYVAARVTGAINVEDGILRLAVPFSKVGDRLSSLRANFIWIFLATMVFAVVVSMLMSRNMSREITEFSRLAQSIGDGDYATQLRVVPGSEFMPLAQSINSMAKSIERNVRTIRDQKGQLQAIFEGMREGVMSLDARGHIESYNTALDEMFNLADSTVGRTPIEVTRRYEIQDLVDELREKPEQEERSVQIDLMDSRVVEVSAVPFLDHNGVRKIILVFYDITEMKRSEKGLKEFVANASHQLRTPLTSIKGYTETLLDNPPANPEDGRFFLEIVLKNANHMDKVISSMLALAKSEQVGKQLKLEPVSGREYIARTVGDVTPWAAERGITLRTRTPDDDMTVMAETDGLLHVFHNLLNNAVKYSPDNGVITVGAEDDGESIVFTVEDQGPGISREHSTKVFERFYRVDENTVDSSSGSAGLGLAICRRIVRNFGGEIWHDGYGEGTQGARFCFRLNKPARAAG; encoded by the coding sequence ATGAAGCTGCGTACCTTTCAGATGCGGATTCTCCTGTGGACATGGGGCTTGCTCCTCGTGGCCCTGGCCGTGATCTTTTATTATTCCACGGAGCTGGTCGGAAACGACCTGGTCAAAGCGACCCGCCAGCGCGCCATGAGCGAGCTGGACTCCATCGAGTGGCTGATCAGGGAGCACGTCACCTTCGACACGGAACAGGACTTCGCCAAATGGGTGGACGGCCTGGGCCGCAGGTTGGGCACGCGCATCACCTACATCGGCAAGGGCGGCCGGGTCATGGCCGACTCCGTGGTGGGCTACGCGGCGGTGCACACCATGGACAACCACAGTGGTCGTCCCGAGGTGGTGGCCGCACACATCGACGGCAGGGGCTCCAACATCCGCTACTCGGACACCCTTCGTAAGGATATGCTCTACGTGGCGGCCCGGGTTACCGGCGCGATCAACGTGGAAGACGGCATCCTCAGACTGGCCGTGCCCTTTTCCAAGGTCGGCGACCGACTCTCCTCCCTGCGTGCCAACTTCATCTGGATATTCCTCGCGACCATGGTCTTCGCCGTGGTGGTCAGCATGCTCATGTCCCGGAACATGAGCCGGGAGATCACCGAATTCTCCCGGCTGGCCCAATCCATCGGCGACGGCGACTACGCCACCCAGTTGAGAGTGGTGCCCGGCAGCGAGTTCATGCCCCTGGCCCAGTCCATCAACTCCATGGCCAAGTCCATCGAGCGCAACGTGCGCACCATCCGGGACCAGAAGGGCCAGCTTCAGGCTATTTTCGAGGGCATGCGCGAAGGCGTCATGTCCCTGGATGCGCGGGGGCACATCGAGTCCTACAACACCGCCCTGGACGAAATGTTCAATTTGGCCGACTCCACGGTGGGACGGACGCCCATCGAAGTGACCCGGCGCTATGAAATCCAGGACCTGGTGGACGAACTCCGCGAAAAGCCGGAGCAGGAGGAGCGCTCCGTCCAGATCGACCTGATGGATTCGCGCGTCGTGGAGGTTTCGGCCGTGCCGTTCCTCGACCATAACGGCGTGCGCAAGATCATCCTGGTCTTCTACGACATCACCGAGATGAAACGCAGCGAAAAGGGACTCAAGGAGTTCGTGGCCAACGCCTCGCACCAGTTGCGCACCCCGCTGACCTCCATCAAGGGATACACCGAGACCCTGCTGGACAATCCTCCGGCCAATCCCGAGGATGGCCGGTTCTTCCTGGAGATAGTGCTCAAGAACGCCAACCACATGGACAAGGTCATCTCCAGCATGCTCGCCCTGGCCAAGTCCGAGCAGGTGGGCAAGCAGCTCAAGCTCGAACCCGTTTCCGGGCGCGAGTACATCGCGCGGACCGTGGGCGACGTCACCCCCTGGGCTGCCGAGCGCGGCATCACCCTGCGCACGCGCACCCCGGATGACGACATGACGGTCATGGCCGAGACCGACGGCCTGCTCCACGTCTTCCACAACCTGCTCAACAACGCGGTCAAATACAGTCCGGACAACGGCGTGATCACCGTCGGCGCCGAGGATGACGGCGAGTCCATCGTCTTCACTGTCGAGGACCAGGGCCCGGGCATCTCGCGCGAACACTCCACCAAGGTCTTCGAGCGCTTTTACCGGGTGGACGAAAACACCGTGGACAGCTCCTCCGGCAGCGCGGGGCTCGGCCTCGCCATCTGTCGCCGCATCGTGCGGAACTTCGGCGGGGAAATCTGGCACGACGGTTACGGAGAGGGAACGCAGGGCGCGCGCTTCTGCTTCCGCCTGAACAAGCCTGCCCGAGCGGCGGGGTAA
- a CDS encoding inorganic phosphate transporter, which translates to MDIYDLFFYMSLGAGFLMAFNLGANDVANSMASAVGARAISVRQAVFIASILNFVGAVFMGSHVTSTISKGIINPEAISDPKLIMIGMFAALLAAATWVLIATLTSLPVSSTHSIVGAITGFGLVAGGPGVVNWLKMGGIVMSWIISPFLAAGIAFFIFSHIRKYILYKHHFIEQAKRWAPIWVALTLFLVCLSFLYKTPVGKGLHLHWTVSLLVASGFAVFSWLLGRIFVSRIVIDEEEGAEGVERIFRKMQVGTSCYVALSQGANDVANAIGPVAAIYLIAKEHQLLAKADVPLSMLILGGLGIAVGISLLGHKVMATVGSRITTLTNTRGFAVDIGAASTVLVASNLGLPVSTTHAAVGGVVGVGLARGFKAVDFRVLLRIIAYWVATVPIAALTSIVFFVLLKWLCYS; encoded by the coding sequence ATGGATATTTACGACCTGTTCTTCTACATGTCGCTGGGGGCCGGATTTCTCATGGCCTTCAACCTGGGGGCCAACGACGTGGCCAACTCCATGGCCTCGGCCGTGGGCGCAAGGGCCATCTCGGTCCGCCAGGCCGTGTTCATCGCCAGCATTCTGAACTTTGTCGGCGCAGTGTTCATGGGTTCCCACGTGACATCCACCATCAGCAAGGGGATCATCAATCCGGAGGCCATATCCGACCCGAAGTTGATCATGATCGGCATGTTCGCGGCACTGCTGGCCGCGGCCACCTGGGTGCTCATAGCCACCCTGACATCGCTGCCGGTCTCGTCGACACACTCCATCGTCGGAGCCATTACCGGCTTCGGCCTTGTGGCGGGCGGGCCCGGCGTGGTCAACTGGCTGAAGATGGGCGGCATCGTCATGTCCTGGATCATTTCGCCGTTTCTGGCTGCGGGCATCGCCTTCTTCATCTTCTCCCATATTCGCAAGTACATCCTGTACAAGCACCATTTCATCGAGCAGGCCAAGCGTTGGGCCCCCATCTGGGTCGCCCTGACCCTGTTCCTGGTCTGCCTCTCCTTCCTCTACAAGACGCCCGTCGGCAAAGGGCTGCACCTGCACTGGACAGTGTCCCTGCTCGTGGCCAGTGGCTTTGCCGTGTTTTCCTGGCTTCTTGGCCGCATTTTCGTCAGCCGCATCGTCATTGACGAAGAGGAGGGTGCCGAAGGTGTCGAACGTATCTTCCGCAAGATGCAGGTCGGCACCTCCTGCTACGTGGCTCTGTCCCAGGGCGCAAACGATGTGGCTAACGCCATCGGCCCGGTGGCGGCCATCTACCTGATCGCCAAGGAGCACCAGCTGCTGGCCAAGGCTGACGTACCGCTCTCCATGCTCATCCTCGGTGGTCTGGGCATCGCCGTGGGCATCAGCCTGCTCGGGCACAAGGTTATGGCCACCGTGGGTTCGCGCATCACCACTTTGACCAATACACGCGGTTTCGCCGTGGACATCGGGGCAGCCTCCACCGTGCTGGTGGCCTCCAACCTCGGTCTGCCGGTCTCCACCACCCACGCGGCCGTGGGCGGCGTGGTCGGTGTTGGTCTGGCGCGTGGATTCAAGGCCGTGGACTTCCGGGTCCTGCTGCGAATCATCGCCTACTGGGTGGCCACCGTTCCCATCGCCGCCCTGACCAGTATTGTTTTCTTTGTGCTGCTTAAATGGTTGTGTTACAGCTAG
- a CDS encoding DUF47 domain-containing protein: MTLRIPFFGLLASRSPMDGLVEHYDKIAECIATIDESLECYVSGGVCREFEELTRTIDEIENHADVIKRNIRNHLPKGLFMPVEKSLFLNYTKSQDNILDSAQDALYWLAMRKVLIPESIQKDIIYLLDAVSRTTVLLGPALNATISLIHGQSLDRDGTKATYRKVRAERDNVRKLKNALNKKLYAMDIDFKDIYQIMHFVDCLDDMGHNTENCADHLRAMIAR; encoded by the coding sequence ATGACGCTCAGAATTCCCTTTTTCGGTCTCCTGGCCAGCCGTTCCCCCATGGACGGTCTTGTCGAACACTATGACAAGATCGCCGAGTGCATCGCCACCATCGACGAATCCCTGGAGTGCTACGTCTCCGGCGGTGTGTGCCGCGAGTTCGAGGAGCTGACCCGGACCATCGACGAAATCGAAAACCACGCGGACGTGATCAAGCGCAATATCCGCAACCACCTGCCCAAGGGGTTGTTCATGCCCGTGGAAAAGTCGCTTTTCCTCAACTACACCAAATCACAGGATAACATTCTGGATTCTGCCCAGGATGCCCTGTACTGGCTGGCCATGCGCAAGGTCCTCATTCCCGAGTCCATCCAGAAGGACATCATCTACCTCCTGGACGCCGTGTCCCGCACCACCGTGCTTCTCGGCCCCGCGCTCAATGCGACCATCTCCCTCATCCACGGCCAGTCCCTGGACCGCGATGGCACCAAGGCAACCTACCGCAAGGTCCGTGCCGAGCGGGACAACGTCCGCAAGCTCAAGAATGCCTTGAACAAGAAGCTTTACGCCATGGATATCGACTTCAAGGACATCTACCAGATCATGCACTTCGTTGATTGCCTCGACGACATGGGCCACAACACCGAAAACTGCGCCGACCATCTCCGGGCCATGATCGCCCGTTAG
- the ilvD gene encoding dihydroxy-acid dehydratase — translation MRSKKMTEGLEKAPHRSLLYADGLTKEEMERPLIGVCCAANEIIPGHVHLDTIAEAVKAGIRMAGGTPMEFPAIGVCDGLAMNHEGMRMSLPSREIIADSVEIMATAHPFDAIVCIPNCDKIVPGMLMAMLRLNIPAVIVSGGPMLAGRRRTADLISVFEGVGRVKTGSMTLDELTDLEESACPTCGSCSGMFTANSMNCLSESIGLALPGNGTIPAVMSARVRLAKQAGMQVMEMLEKNICPRDIVTEKSVHNAVTMDMALGCSTNTTLHLPALFAEAGLDLNLEMFNEISKKTPNLCKLAPAGPHYMEELEEAGGIPGVMSELAKKDLLNLDVMTVTGKTLGENLEALDAKVTNNDIVRSIDNPYSQEGGIAILYGNIAPEGCCVKQSAVAPEMMQNTGIARVFNSEEECVEAILGGKITSGDVVVVLYEGPKGGPGMREMLTPTSAISGMGLGESVALITDGRFSGGTRGAAIGHISPEAAAGGPCGLIKDGDKIEIDIPARTINLLVDDAELEERKKNHTPVVKEVKSSFLRRYAKLVTSASRGAVYEK, via the coding sequence ATGCGCAGCAAGAAAATGACTGAAGGACTGGAAAAGGCCCCCCACCGTTCGCTGCTTTACGCGGACGGCTTGACCAAAGAGGAAATGGAAAGGCCGCTGATCGGCGTATGTTGCGCCGCCAACGAAATCATCCCCGGTCATGTGCATCTGGACACCATCGCCGAAGCCGTCAAGGCGGGCATTCGCATGGCGGGAGGCACCCCCATGGAATTCCCGGCCATCGGCGTCTGCGACGGCCTGGCCATGAACCACGAGGGCATGCGGATGTCCCTGCCCAGCCGCGAGATCATCGCCGACTCCGTGGAGATCATGGCAACCGCCCATCCCTTCGACGCCATCGTCTGCATCCCCAACTGCGACAAGATCGTGCCCGGCATGCTCATGGCCATGCTCCGCCTGAACATCCCGGCGGTCATCGTCTCCGGCGGCCCCATGCTCGCCGGACGCAGACGCACCGCCGATCTGATCTCGGTCTTCGAGGGCGTGGGACGGGTCAAGACCGGCTCCATGACCTTGGATGAGCTCACCGACCTCGAAGAGTCCGCCTGCCCCACCTGCGGCTCCTGCTCCGGCATGTTCACGGCCAACTCCATGAACTGCCTCTCCGAGTCCATCGGCCTGGCCCTGCCCGGTAACGGCACCATCCCGGCGGTCATGTCCGCCCGCGTCCGTCTGGCCAAGCAGGCCGGCATGCAGGTCATGGAGATGCTTGAGAAGAACATCTGCCCGCGCGACATCGTCACCGAGAAGTCCGTGCACAACGCCGTGACCATGGATATGGCTCTGGGCTGCTCCACCAACACCACGCTCCATCTGCCCGCCCTCTTTGCCGAGGCCGGACTGGACCTGAATCTGGAGATGTTCAACGAAATCAGCAAAAAGACCCCCAACCTCTGCAAGCTGGCCCCTGCCGGGCCGCACTACATGGAGGAACTGGAGGAGGCCGGCGGCATCCCCGGCGTCATGAGCGAGCTGGCCAAGAAAGACCTGCTCAACCTCGACGTCATGACCGTCACCGGCAAGACCCTGGGCGAGAATCTCGAGGCCCTGGACGCCAAGGTCACCAATAACGACATCGTCCGGTCCATCGACAATCCCTATTCCCAGGAAGGCGGCATCGCCATTCTGTACGGCAACATCGCCCCCGAAGGCTGCTGCGTGAAGCAGTCCGCAGTGGCGCCCGAGATGATGCAAAACACCGGCATCGCCCGCGTCTTCAATTCCGAAGAGGAGTGCGTCGAGGCCATCCTTGGCGGCAAGATCACCTCCGGCGACGTGGTGGTCGTGCTCTATGAAGGTCCCAAGGGCGGTCCGGGCATGCGCGAGATGCTTACCCCCACCTCCGCCATCTCCGGCATGGGCCTGGGCGAGTCCGTGGCCCTCATCACCGACGGCCGCTTCTCCGGCGGTACGCGCGGCGCGGCCATTGGTCATATCTCCCCCGAAGCTGCGGCAGGCGGCCCCTGTGGCCTGATCAAGGACGGCGACAAGATCGAGATCGACATCCCCGCCCGCACCATCAACCTGCTCGTTGACGACGCCGAACTCGAGGAACGTAAAAAGAACCACACCCCGGTGGTCAAGGAAGTCAAGTCGTCCTTCCTGCGCCGCTACGCCAAGCTCGTCACCTCCGCCTCCCGTGGCGCCGTGTACGAAAAATAG
- a CDS encoding HD-GYP domain-containing protein, which yields MSVQGSAPAAKPPLPGSSICTTSLAVTTILHQFAESLGNAIDAKDPHTSRHSDEVAQVAHILALTMGLTPKEADIIHVAGHLHDIGKIGVPDAVLMKRGPLTTTEWRTIRKHPEAGAAIIRPVTGLARLGIVDMVLHHHERYDGKGYPHGLRGTTIPQGARIIAVADSLSAMMQDRPYRRAMSFATALEEIIRNSGTQFDPRVVEALRRSGETVRGIMETLSMDESGQTIPKVQKIGPCCAHAVGS from the coding sequence ATGTCCGTCCAAGGTTCCGCCCCGGCAGCGAAGCCCCCGCTGCCGGGGTCTTCCATTTGCACCACGTCCCTGGCCGTCACCACCATCCTCCACCAGTTCGCCGAGTCCCTGGGCAACGCCATCGATGCCAAGGACCCACACACGTCGCGGCACTCGGACGAGGTGGCCCAGGTGGCCCACATCCTGGCCCTGACAATGGGGCTGACGCCCAAAGAGGCGGACATCATCCACGTGGCCGGGCATCTGCACGACATCGGCAAGATCGGCGTACCGGACGCCGTCCTCATGAAACGGGGCCCACTGACCACCACAGAGTGGCGGACCATCCGCAAGCACCCCGAGGCGGGCGCGGCGATCATCCGCCCCGTGACCGGCCTGGCCCGGCTGGGCATCGTGGATATGGTCCTGCACCACCACGAGCGCTATGACGGCAAAGGATACCCTCACGGCCTCCGCGGCACGACCATTCCCCAAGGGGCGAGGATCATAGCCGTGGCCGACTCCCTGTCAGCCATGATGCAGGACCGCCCCTACCGTCGCGCCATGAGCTTTGCTACCGCCCTGGAGGAGATCATCCGCAACTCCGGCACCCAGTTCGACCCGCGTGTGGTTGAAGCGCTCCGCCGCTCCGGCGAAACCGTCCGAGGCATCATGGAAACCCTGTCCATGGATGAATCAGGGCAAACAATACCAAAGGTACAAAAAATAGGCCCCTGCTGCGCCCATGCGGTCGGAAGTTAA
- a CDS encoding cobyric acid synthase, with the protein MVKQSLFAGIPDILDEQKFAHGGNLRKMAERAGCSPDDILDFSANVNPLGPPPWLGQVVGQALRDVDAYPDPDCHELLMAASERYKIWPTQVLAGNGASELLFAAAGMGGYGQAVIPSPTYVDYARACKVHRLSVREMPLTDDLQVDFPRLGAVLTTPSLVFLCSPNNPTGQTFSANDLREVATMFPQSRFIVDESFAEFLPEDADRLIKDRPANVITVLSLTKFYAIPGLRLGLAFADPDVILRLKHRMPAWSVNLLAQKVGVRCLRDDQYAAHTREQTALLRENLASGLREVPGITVLPGQANYLLCRVDRVGQDAAPLAERLLLEHRIAIRLCGNYEGLDNKWFRVAVRNGADNERLIRAMKALSGTARGPVIKRAKRTPALMLQGTSSNAGKSVLTAAFCRIFLQDGYNVAPFKAQNMSLNSFVTDEGCEMGRAQVTQAMACRLRPDVRMNPVLLKPGSDTGSQVIVMGRPVGNMSVREYVRYKPRAWEAVKTAYDSLANEHDIMVLEGAGSPAEVNLKHHDIVNMAMARYARARVLLAGDIDRGGVFASMVGTMNLLEPRERDLVEGFLINRFRGDPSLLDPAFGQMFEHTGKPVMGTIPYIHALGLPEEDSVSFKEGFRPESDKFPEDECVDIVVLDLPRIANFNDIDPLHAEPDVRVRIVTDIEDMGTPDAVIIPGSKSTVPDMKTLRGSGMAAVVRELAGEGHRTQIVGICGGFQMLGDIIDDPYGLESETTRMEGFGLLPVQTTLAPEKTLTRTWGTHSQSGHRVHGYEIHHGQTVLLDDSPRVALRDNAGEPLGFIRADGRVWGTYLHGLFDADEFRRWFIDQLRMKKGLSPLDRVQVRFDLEDALDHLAGVVREAVCMEKVYKALGLGGCCTQASLFFKVGG; encoded by the coding sequence ATGGTCAAGCAATCGCTCTTCGCGGGCATCCCGGACATACTGGACGAACAGAAATTCGCCCATGGGGGCAACCTGCGCAAGATGGCCGAGCGGGCCGGGTGCTCGCCCGACGACATCCTCGATTTTTCCGCCAACGTGAACCCGCTGGGGCCGCCGCCGTGGCTCGGGCAGGTGGTGGGGCAGGCGCTCCGGGACGTGGACGCCTACCCGGACCCCGACTGCCACGAACTGCTCATGGCCGCCTCCGAGCGGTACAAGATCTGGCCCACCCAGGTGCTGGCGGGCAACGGCGCATCCGAGCTGCTCTTTGCCGCCGCCGGGATGGGAGGCTACGGCCAGGCCGTGATCCCCTCGCCCACCTATGTGGACTACGCCCGGGCGTGCAAGGTCCACCGCCTCTCAGTACGCGAGATGCCGCTGACCGACGACCTTCAGGTGGACTTCCCCAGGCTTGGGGCGGTGCTGACCACCCCCTCACTGGTCTTTCTCTGCTCGCCCAACAATCCCACGGGCCAGACTTTTTCCGCCAACGACCTGCGAGAGGTGGCAACCATGTTCCCACAGTCGCGCTTCATCGTGGACGAGTCCTTTGCCGAGTTCCTGCCCGAGGACGCGGACCGGCTGATCAAGGACCGTCCGGCCAACGTGATCACCGTGCTCTCCCTGACCAAATTTTACGCGATCCCCGGCCTGCGCCTGGGCCTCGCCTTTGCCGACCCGGACGTCATCCTGCGTCTCAAGCACCGTATGCCCGCCTGGTCGGTCAACCTGCTGGCCCAGAAGGTCGGCGTGCGCTGCCTGCGTGATGACCAATACGCCGCCCACACCCGCGAGCAGACCGCTCTGCTGCGCGAGAATCTCGCCTCCGGACTGCGGGAGGTGCCGGGCATCACCGTGCTGCCCGGACAGGCAAACTATCTGCTCTGCCGGGTGGACCGCGTGGGCCAGGATGCCGCACCGCTGGCCGAGCGGCTGCTCCTGGAGCACCGCATCGCCATCCGGCTGTGCGGCAACTACGAAGGGCTGGACAACAAGTGGTTCCGGGTGGCCGTGCGCAACGGCGCGGACAACGAGCGGCTGATCCGGGCCATGAAGGCGCTCTCCGGCACCGCACGCGGGCCGGTGATCAAGCGCGCCAAGCGCACCCCGGCGCTCATGCTTCAGGGCACCAGCTCCAACGCGGGCAAGTCCGTGCTGACCGCCGCCTTCTGTCGCATCTTTCTTCAGGACGGGTACAACGTGGCCCCGTTCAAGGCCCAGAACATGTCGCTCAACTCCTTTGTTACGGACGAAGGGTGCGAGATGGGCCGCGCCCAAGTGACCCAGGCCATGGCCTGCCGCCTGCGCCCGGACGTGCGCATGAACCCGGTGCTGCTCAAGCCCGGTTCGGACACGGGTTCCCAGGTCATCGTCATGGGGCGACCCGTGGGTAACATGTCCGTGCGCGAGTACGTGCGCTACAAGCCGCGCGCCTGGGAGGCGGTCAAGACGGCCTACGACTCCCTGGCAAATGAACACGACATCATGGTCCTGGAGGGCGCGGGCTCACCCGCCGAGGTCAACCTCAAGCACCACGACATCGTGAACATGGCAATGGCCCGTTATGCCCGGGCTCGCGTGCTGCTGGCGGGGGACATAGACCGGGGCGGCGTGTTCGCGTCCATGGTCGGGACCATGAATCTGCTGGAGCCGCGCGAACGCGATCTGGTGGAAGGGTTCCTCATCAACCGCTTCCGGGGAGATCCCTCCCTGCTCGATCCGGCCTTCGGCCAGATGTTCGAGCACACCGGCAAGCCGGTCATGGGCACCATCCCCTATATCCACGCCCTGGGGCTGCCCGAGGAGGACTCGGTATCCTTCAAGGAAGGCTTCCGGCCAGAGAGCGACAAGTTCCCGGAGGACGAGTGCGTGGACATCGTGGTTCTCGACCTGCCGCGTATAGCCAATTTTAACGACATCGACCCGCTCCACGCCGAGCCTGACGTGCGCGTGCGCATTGTCACCGACATTGAGGACATGGGCACGCCGGACGCGGTGATCATCCCCGGCTCCAAGTCCACGGTGCCGGACATGAAGACCCTGCGCGGTTCGGGCATGGCCGCCGTGGTCCGCGAATTGGCGGGCGAAGGGCACCGGACTCAGATAGTGGGCATCTGCGGCGGGTTCCAGATGCTCGGTGATATCATTGACGACCCCTACGGCCTGGAGTCCGAGACCACCCGCATGGAAGGGTTTGGCCTGCTCCCGGTCCAGACCACCCTGGCCCCGGAAAAGACCCTCACCCGCACCTGGGGAACCCACTCCCAGTCCGGCCACCGTGTGCACGGCTATGAAATTCACCACGGCCAGACCGTGCTGCTCGACGACAGCCCGCGCGTGGCCCTGCGCGACAATGCGGGCGAACCCCTCGGGTTCATCCGTGCCGACGGCCGCGTCTGGGGTACTTACCTGCACGGCCTGTTCGACGCCGACGAGTTTCGGCGCTGGTTCATCGACCAGTTGCGCATGAAAAAAGGGCTTTCGCCGTTGGACCGAGTGCAAGTTCGATTTGACCTGGAAGACGCTCTCGACCATCTCGCCGGAGTTGTCCGCGAGGCCGTGTGCATGGAGAAGGTGTACAAGGCCCTCGGGCTTGGGGGGTGTTGTACGCAGGCGAGTTTGTTTTTTAAGGTTGGCGGGTAA
- a CDS encoding adenosylcobinamide-GDP ribazoletransferase yields the protein MLRRYLNTLGFLTRLAPARIIPEAEMNRCMRYMPAVGLTLGAVIALPFFLGLFGSSPWTQAWLAVLFNILLTRGLHFDGLADVCDAVTTHADPERFWTVVKDSRAGAFGVLGLVMVCAGELVLFHEMLMRRDYTALIWAFVLGRGACVGFGYVTRHLARPGLGKLYIDGATLPVAIGAAGATFLLGLVMAGPGATVAAMFLATGALYWLHQLAERVGGVNGDFLGCAVMVGEVAAGVGFVLIG from the coding sequence ATGCTTCGCCGCTATCTGAACACCCTCGGTTTTCTCACCCGCCTGGCCCCGGCCCGGATCATCCCCGAGGCCGAGATGAACCGCTGCATGCGCTACATGCCCGCCGTGGGCCTCACCCTGGGCGCGGTCATCGCCCTGCCCTTTTTCCTCGGCCTGTTCGGTTCGTCACCCTGGACCCAGGCCTGGCTGGCCGTGCTGTTCAACATCCTGCTGACGCGCGGGCTCCACTTCGACGGCCTGGCCGACGTCTGCGACGCCGTGACCACTCACGCCGACCCCGAGCGGTTCTGGACCGTGGTCAAGGACTCTCGGGCCGGAGCCTTCGGCGTCCTCGGCCTGGTCATGGTCTGCGCGGGCGAACTGGTCCTTTTTCACGAGATGCTCATGCGCCGAGACTACACCGCCCTCATCTGGGCCTTTGTCCTCGGCAGGGGCGCATGCGTGGGCTTCGGCTACGTAACCCGTCATCTGGCACGGCCCGGGCTCGGAAAGCTCTACATAGACGGCGCCACCCTGCCCGTGGCCATCGGCGCGGCCGGAGCCACCTTCCTGCTCGGGCTGGTCATGGCCGGTCCCGGCGCGACCGTTGCGGCCATGTTCCTGGCCACCGGAGCGCTTTACTGGCTCCATCAGCTCGCCGAACGCGTCGGCGGCGTCAACGGGGATTTTCTCGGCTGCGCCGTCATGGTCGGCGAGGTGGCCGCCGGGGTGGGGTTTGTCCTGATCGGGTAA
- a CDS encoding SAM hydrolase/SAM-dependent halogenase family protein: MLFPKKKETPPPRTIGLLTDFGMADPYVGQMKAVLAKKAPACTVVDISHEVEPFNVAQAGFFLAASYVHFPGDAVILAVVDPGVGTARRIVGLELDERLLIAPDNGLLSLALSTTWAQSVRAYDFSRAVDAPDKVSHTFHGRDVFAPLAAWLTLGGDRTGLGGEIDPASLVAPDWATPDVSPGTATGHVLHVDRFGNCVLNLEAGCLGTPNQLALTAPSHTPLAYVTTYAQMPEGAPGLLEGSQGFLEIAVNQRSAAKALGLSMGDEITLTWEA; this comes from the coding sequence ATGCTCTTTCCGAAAAAAAAGGAGACACCGCCGCCCCGAACCATCGGCCTGCTCACGGACTTCGGCATGGCCGACCCGTATGTGGGCCAGATGAAGGCGGTCCTGGCGAAAAAGGCTCCGGCCTGCACCGTGGTGGACATCTCCCACGAGGTGGAACCATTCAACGTGGCCCAGGCCGGGTTCTTCCTGGCCGCCAGCTACGTCCACTTCCCTGGCGACGCAGTCATCCTGGCCGTGGTTGATCCGGGCGTGGGCACCGCCCGGCGCATCGTGGGCCTGGAGCTGGACGAGCGCCTACTCATAGCCCCGGACAACGGATTGCTCTCCCTAGCCCTGTCCACCACCTGGGCCCAGTCTGTGCGCGCCTATGATTTTTCCCGCGCCGTGGACGCCCCGGACAAGGTCTCGCACACCTTTCACGGCCGCGACGTGTTCGCGCCCCTGGCCGCCTGGCTCACGCTGGGGGGGGACCGCACCGGTCTGGGCGGCGAGATCGATCCCGCCAGCCTTGTGGCCCCGGACTGGGCAACGCCGGACGTCTCGCCCGGCACGGCAACAGGCCATGTGCTGCACGTGGACCGCTTCGGCAACTGCGTGCTCAACCTGGAGGCAGGCTGCCTCGGCACCCCGAACCAGCTCGCTCTGACCGCGCCGTCCCACACCCCGCTGGCCTACGTGACAACTTACGCGCAAATGCCCGAGGGCGCGCCCGGCCTGCTCGAAGGCAGCCAGGGATTCCTGGAGATCGCGGTCAACCAGCGCTCGGCGGCCAAGGCTCTGGGCCTGTCCATGGGCGACGAGATCACCCTCACCTGGGAGGCCTGA